Genomic window (Vitis riparia cultivar Riparia Gloire de Montpellier isolate 1030 chromosome 4, EGFV_Vit.rip_1.0, whole genome shotgun sequence):
ATATAGAATCTCCAATGTAAGCGTGTCATTTATATCCATGCAATAAAGAATATGCATCAAGAGTTTAAGATAACTTAGAATGAATCAATGAAATAGGAACTAGTTCTCCTTTTTCTTGATCGGATAgactttcttgatatatatttgaCCATGTATGACATATTCTCAACATTATGCCAGACATAGGTACATCACATAAATTGGagcctcctttttttttttttttgataaataattctcataaattGGAGCCTCCTAATATCTTTGCACTTAGGaattcacttataatattttctttccagaGAAAAGTTATAAGATTGGGAGTTTTTTTACTAAACAAACATAAGGAGAACTCTTCATGTTATTTTTCATAACAAGAAGCTTCCCTAGCTCAATATAACAAATAATgaggaaatgagaaaaaagaagtCTTAATGACTGCCCTAGGCAAATCCCACCCTCAATATTTATGCATATCAATAAGCTTGAATTCACCAAGAGGAGTCCCTCCAAACcttcataaaattactattacAAAATGAACATAAAGAAAGAGAGCATTCCTTTGTAGGCATTAGGCTACTCAAGGAAGTCAAACTGATAGGATAAACAAAATTCTGATTAGCTGGAAACACATACAGAGTCAATCAGCACATGGTTCAGATCTTAAATCAAGGTCATACAACAAATGGTTACCTTGAACTCAACAGCAGTCCTCGATGGTTCAAAAGTTAAATCATAGTGAGATTGAGGGCACCTTAAGTTCAAAATATATGTTGGATATCCTTGACACCTACTTCTTTTCTTGTCTTGAGAGCCACTGCTAGCCTTCCATGGATCAAAAGACTTGAACCCAGTAGCCAACTGATTCAGCAGTTTATGAATTGGGCCTTTGCAAATGAACCGTGAGTTGATATCTACCTATGTGAAGGTAACAATGCATAAAATACTCAATTCTCTCTAATCCCAACCAGCCCAACCCAAGAAAAGTTTGACCATAAACCATTTTTCACATATCCACATAGACATGGATACAGACATATTGAAAGGCCTGCAAAATAAGTACCCTTCAATCAGAAACAGAGgctaaatatttttagttgtaGCAATAATGAGTATCACTATACCTTAATGGAGAAAGTATTGCAAGGACCAGAAACATATCCAGAAAGCTTTAATATACCATCAGTTATGTTCAATTCATGAAGGGAGCTAGAATCCTCAATCCCCAAACCACTAATTAGCAGTGACAAAGGAGAAGAGGACGATTTTGTGCAGAGAAGCTCATCATCGctacattaaaaacaaaatcataagtAAATAAGCAGAAATAATAAACATTTGAGTGCACAAGCTCCACTTATAAGAACATAAAAGGAGAACACCTTTTCAATATCAACAACtttgaaagaaacatttgaGTGTACTAGGGCAATTCGAAATACGCATTTCTTGACCGAGTGCAAGACCTTCTTGGGGCTTCAAATTAAGTTATGCAAAAATAACTTCATCAAGTTAGGTAAAGAATTGCAAATATAGTGATTACTTCATTCAAGCAGGACagaaaaatagtgaaaaacaaGAACGTGCCAAGAAATTGGAACCTAGATTGCAAATACTTCCTCCGAACTGGTTGGTTGTAAAATAAATCACGGACAACAACTGCAAAGAACCAAGCCTTTACTTGATGAAAAGTCCCTGCATAGTAatcattaatcaattaggaaTGTATTACCTGTTGTGCCCACATCTTGCCTATCATCATCAATTCCAAGATACAAACATTTGCAGCCCTGAAAAGTATGATCAGAAAGTCAACCAAAACTGAACTTGAATGACTAGAAGCAAAAATATCCAGAAGTTGCTTAAGAGTAGAAAGATGAGAACAATAAAGAAGAGTCCATGCCTTCATGACTTTGCGATATCCATTTGGTCTTCCTTGAGTTTTTGTCACTATTTCTAACAATGAAACATCAGAAATGGAGCCCAATGCTTCACCCCGAAAACCAAAGCTACCAGTAGCAGCATCCATTTCAGTCAAATGATGAAGCTTTGATGTTGCTGCTCACACATGAAACACTATTAAACATCACTATATAGTTTGACTAATGAATTCAAAATCTTACCAAAAGGAAAATCCAGTTGTGGATCCATCAATTTAAATACTCTGAAGAAATTCTATTCCTCATAAGTACaacattaattgaaaaaaaattcctaacaatATCATGTTTCCTTTATTCCCCTTCTTTCTTTTGAACACCCGTCTTGTTCAGCCATAACtttatttccaattttccaCACAGTAAACCCAAAATATATACGTTGAAAACAGATCCTCAATGTAGTTGTGTATGTTTTGGTGATTTTCCAATTGCATGACAAAACTGTTCAAGATATTTCATTTGCATTGCAAGAAAAAGATTATATCTTATTCAGCATCTAATTTCACGAAGCTTCCTTGCTACTCATATTTAAGGTAGTGAATAAATGTGAATTCATGCCACTCTAATTTAACCCCATCATGACTACACACACAAGGACATCAAAAACCATCTACGAGCATCAATAAATCaggaaaccaaatgaaatataaaaatgagataGTTACCATATCTTTCTCCCAACAATACCAATCCATCCCGAGTAACACCAGTGCCTGAAAGTTAGACACATGCAATGGAACAAAATAAGCATCAAATTCAATGCAACATACAACTTTAAACCAGGGAAGCAAATTACTACTCACCATCATCGACTACTTTAATATAACAGGTCCCAACACTTATAGAAACAGACAcctgaaaaaatatataagagaaTTTTTAGACTTCCATCCTTTCTCTTGTATAAGAGAGACCCCTAACTATTAGAACATATACTTAAAACAATAGAATATGTGCTTTTTCACATGAGAAGTGTCATCAGCCACCGGTCCTACGTAGAAACCATGCAGTGGCccttatgactttaaaatgtgtctatACATATAGGAGGAGTCACCCTTACAAGAGTGAGTAACTTCTTCCCCAAGGTGATGTAACACATCACATTCACCGTCCCATTCAAGCACATCTCATAGCTCACAGCCAAATCCACACATCTAGTTAGGAATCTGACTTTGATTCCATCAGGCACGACCCACTTTTTCTATATGAAATTGTCTATTTTGAGCATATTGGCTCTCATGACTTTAAGATGCATCTACACATATAAGAGGAATCTCTCATTATAAGCACCAAGAACTTCTCCCAACACATCACATAGGAGGGATGAGTATCTAGCACTTATAACAGGTGATTTCTCCCGAATGTGTAAAATTGTCTTAAAGTTGTGAAAACCAATGAGCCGAAAGTGGATATTATATAGGATCAGGATTGGTGAtagttggtatcagagccagacCCAATTGaaaacatatgcaaaatttggGCATGTAGTTATGGGACAATATGTATGAGTATGGAAACATAGTGAGCCATGAGACATAACAAAGACATCATGCATGTAATGGAGGGCCCATGTGATGTCCCACATATCCTAGGAGAGAGATGTTTCTCGTAGTTATGAAATAAAACTTCTCCAAAATTAGACTATTGGGACAAAAGTGGTGGAGCCATTGGCTAATTTCAGTTAATGAACCACCTGCTTCTTACTAATAGATTTATTTTAACAAAGGGAGATactccaaaaaggaaaataggttAGGTAACTAAGACAAGCTGGCAATCACTTCTAATAAAACAAAGACTGTTTTTTTAACAAGTTAAAGTGGAATCCACGGTGTTATAGCAGACCCTTAGTTTACTCAAACCAACCCATAACCTAATTGGCATAACCTAGTTGGGACAGTATGAGCTAAATCTGAATTTAATACCAAAATCTGAATTTAATTGGGTTAACTAAGGCTCTTCTTGGATAATGGAAAGTACAAGCAcacacaaaaacaaataaataaaaaataaaaaaaacatttaaactcAATAATTTTTTCTCCCATGCCTTCTTAAATTAATTACTCTTATGTATACAGAATGAAGAATAATAAAGCatgcaattttttaaataattttcactttattttttgttttgtatttacCATTCTGAACGAAGCAAAAGAATAGGATTCCCCTTTGCAACTAgttttattatgtaatcaaaACCATATCTACTATATTTCACTGAATAAGAATGAAACTTTTGACATCAGTAATAATTTTTTCGAAAATTTATTCCCCATCCCCTGCTTCAAAacagagggagagagagagagagagagagaggggttaAAGATCTTTGTCTACCAAGATGTAGTTGAGTCAAAAGTCcatgtttaaaataattaaaagaccCCATAGTAAACGATACTTGTAGTAAGAAAAAGATCCAACCCTGCAAAATAAAGCAGCTGGTCAATTAAATAGCATGAGTTTATTACCTTGGTTGCACCAGCATCAAGACTGTTATATATCAGCTCTTCCACAACCCTAGTCAAGTCAAACAAGATTATTCCAGACCGAACTGAGCTGTGAACAGCCTCAGGCAAGGGTTTGATGCTCCTCATTATGACCCAATCTGAAGGAATAAGCCAAATCACTTCAACCAGTGCAATGCCTTCAGCCAGACAAAAACATTCACTAAACCCATTGTCATTTATACATGCAGAAAGTCACATCAGTACAAAACAAGCATAGAGTAATGTTTTCTTCAACAGAAACAAAATTAATCCTGCAAGTACACCCTTCCTGATCAAGGCTTTACATCATCCCCCATCCCCTCcccaacccaaaaaaaaaaaaaaagatgttaatttacagagaaaaaaaaaaaaaaccaaggatATGAGATAGATAAACTCCTAACTCCAAATCTTAATCCCCTGTTGGATTCTGGGAAAATGATGCAAGGAAATTTCTATACagtgaaattttcttttggcggattctaagaaaatgaaaaacacaAGTAAACATAGCCAAATAATTGCACAATAAAACTATACATTTCCATATTTTAGGAAACTAATAATCGAAAACAAAAGAAGTTATGGAAACCCCAGAGGATTCCCAAC
Coding sequences:
- the LOC117912630 gene encoding DNA mismatch repair protein MLH3 isoform X6 is translated as MRSIKPLPEAVHSSVRSGIILFDLTRVVEELIYNSLDAGATKVSVSISVGTCYIKVVDDGTGVTRDGLVLLGERYATSKLHHLTEMDAATGSFGFRGEALGSISDVSLLEIVTKTQGRPNGYRKVMKGCKCLYLGIDDDRQDVGTTVVVRDLFYNQPVRRKYLQSSPKKVLHSVKKCVFRIALVHSNVSFKVVDIESDDELLCTKSSSSPLSLLISGLGIEDSSSLHELNITDGILKLSGYVSGPCNTFSIKAFQYVYINSRFICKGPIHKLLNQLATGFKSFDPWKASSGSQDKKRSRCQGYPTYILNLRCPQSHYDLTFEPSRTAVEFKDWVPILAFLEKAVTRFWSEHIAHGESSMHANKTSGKELLKEHGNVVSAEEETDELKHPLQSSGACNQYFKPSLLEDPLFYGRSDVKKMLENEPDMDKIQNIDIFRKSQCLHIDDDSYSFEDFTTKEATDLMNSESKWRNNCPKIASGDKSQKFNDQYNVLDISSGILHLAGDSLIPQSITKNCLQDAKVLQQVDKKFIPVVADGTLAIIDQHAADERIRLEELRQKVLSGEVKTITYLDAEQELVLPEIGYQLLHTYAEQIQNWGWICNIHAQNSRSFTKNLDLSTKSQLLSHFLQYPVF